Part of the Flavobacterium sp. KS-LB2 genome is shown below.
AGGATCAACAGTTAATTCTGCTTCATTACTGACAAGTGCTTATGAAGGATTAAGAGGTTTCCAAGATCAAGATAAAATGTTTGCTTTAGATGAAATGTCTACAGATGCACTTGTTGGACCTACAAGAGGTGGTGACTGGGATGATAATGCTAAATGGAGACAATTGCATACGCACACTTGGGCACCAGATAATATCGAAATCAGAAATGCTTGGAATTCATTATTGTCACAAGTGTATAACTGTAACCTAGTTATTGAAAATGGTACTGCTGCAGAGATATCTCAAGCTCGTTTCTTGAGAGCATTTTACTATTACAATGTAATTGACTTGTATGGTCAAGCTCCATATAGAGAAGCAGGTAGTTCTCTTGAGGACGATCCAAAAGTTTGGACAAGACAGGAAGCTACTTCATTTGTTATTAGTGAACTTGAAGCAATTATTGGAAGCTTACCAGCTCGTGTGGCTAATGATGCTAGTATTGTTAATGTGGATGCAGCACACTTTTTGTTGGCAAAATTGTACTTGAACAAAGCAGTTTTTAATGCTGCTGATCCTGCAGGGCCTTATACTTTTGACCCTGCTGATATGACTAAAGTTGTAACTCATGTAGATGCAATTAATAGCTCTTTGGCAACGGATTATTGGGATAATTTTAAACCTACAAATAACACATCTCCTGAAATTCTTTTCTCTTCTAAAAATATTAGAGGTGGTCAAGGTGGAGGTATTCAGTCAAGATGGAGAATGGGTATGCATTACCAACAAACTCCAGATGGATGGAATGGTTTTGCTACTGTAGCAGAATACTACAATAAGTTTAATCCGAATGACAGACGTATCAAAAATGCAGATCAATACATTATTGATGCTTTTGGTAATAATGTTGGTTTCCAAGTAGGTCAAATGAAAAATGGAAGAAACCGTGATGAATTTGGTAGAGACAAGGATGCAAACCAAGTTGCTTATACAAACATTCCAGCAGGAACGGTTAATCTAAAAGATAGAAAAGGTAATCCATTAGTGTTTACTGCAGCCTTGACTTTAATTACTGGAGGAAATACACTTGAAACTGCAGGTATTAGAAGTCAAAAATATATTCCAGATGAAGCTAACTTAGGTACTCCTGAAAATGATTACGCATTAATGCGTTATTCAGATGCTTTATTGATGAAAGCTGAAGCAATCCTTAGAGGTGGTACTGGAGTTAATAATGCAGCGCAATTCGCTCAATTGGTATCTAGAACTAATGTAGCTGGAACTGTT
Proteins encoded:
- a CDS encoding RagB/SusD family nutrient uptake outer membrane protein, with amino-acid sequence MKRINIIKSILFTSTIILGVSCTNLDEEVLDGVVLDNTGGSTVNSASLLTSAYEGLRGFQDQDKMFALDEMSTDALVGPTRGGDWDDNAKWRQLHTHTWAPDNIEIRNAWNSLLSQVYNCNLVIENGTAAEISQARFLRAFYYYNVIDLYGQAPYREAGSSLEDDPKVWTRQEATSFVISELEAIIGSLPARVANDASIVNVDAAHFLLAKLYLNKAVFNAADPAGPYTFDPADMTKVVTHVDAINSSLATDYWDNFKPTNNTSPEILFSSKNIRGGQGGGIQSRWRMGMHYQQTPDGWNGFATVAEYYNKFNPNDRRIKNADQYIIDAFGNNVGFQVGQMKNGRNRDEFGRDKDANQVAYTNIPAGTVNLKDRKGNPLVFTAALTLITGGNTLETAGIRSQKYIPDEANLGTPENDYALMRYSDALLMKAEAILRGGTGVNNAAQFAQLVSRTNVAGTVPTTLDAIYTERGKELWYEGWRRNDMIRFGKFLEARELKPYVSDKRYILFPIPADALFNANLQQNPGY